The following are from one region of the Gossypium hirsutum isolate 1008001.06 chromosome D03, Gossypium_hirsutum_v2.1, whole genome shotgun sequence genome:
- the LOC107943047 gene encoding protein IQ-DOMAIN 14 produces the protein MGKTTRWLKSVLGMKKEKEKTPIQHSVLYDKNDKKRWSFAKSGKDVDANSQTPSAVTDAAWLRSYFAETEKVQNKHAVAVAAATAAAADAAMAAAQAAVAVVRLTSNARNSFLAGGKEKWAAVKIQAAFRGYLSRKALRALKGLVRLQALVRGYLVRKRAAATLHSMQALIRAQSTVRSQRMRRSFNKENRYHSENQPRKSIERFDEWRSEINAYDDNPKIVEIDTLKTRSRSHRFNTALSECGDDLPYQTISSPLPRLVPPRTSLPHYQNLNDFEWCFSGGDECRFATAHNTPRFGNAGRSNAPTTPTQSVCGDGYFRPYSNFPNYMTNTQSFKAKLRSYSAPKQRPESGGAKKRLSLNEIMAARNSISGVRMNKSYYQIHHQF, from the exons ATGGGGAAGACTACAAGGTGGCTCAAGTCAGTTTTAggcatgaaaaaggaaaaagaaaaaaccccCATTCAGCATTCAGTTTTATACGACAAGAATGACAAGAAAAGGTGGAGTTTTGCCAAGTCCGGGAAAGATGTCGACGCAAATTCTCAAACCCCATCGGCCGTCACTGATGCCGCTTGGCTTAGGTCCTACTTTGCCGAAACCGAGAAAGTGCAGAACAAACATGCCGTTGCTGTGGCTGCTGCTACAGCAGCTGCAGCCGATGCAGCTATGGCAGCAGCACAAGCTGCCGTCGCAGTCGTCAGGCTGACCAGCAATGCTAGAAATTCTTTCTTGGCTGGAGGGAAGGAGAAGTGGGCAGCTGTTAAAATTCAAGCCGCCTTTAGAGGTTACTTG TCACGGAAAGCACTTAGAGCATTGAAAGGACTGGTGAGGTTGCAAGCTCTTGTTAGAGGTTATCTTGTGAGGAAGAGGGCTGCCGCAACTCTCCACAGTATGCAAGCTCTTATCCGAGCCCAATCCACAGTCCGATCTCAACGGATGCGCCGCTCCTTCAATAAGGAGAATCGCTACCATTCCGAAAACCAGCCTCGGAAATCGATT gAAAGATTTGATGAATGGAGGAGTGAAATCAATGCGTATGATGACAACCCGAAAATAGTTGAAATCGACACGTTGAAGACAAGATCAAGGTCTCATCGGTTCAACACCGCGTTATCCGAATGCGGGGATGACTTGCCTTATCAAACAATCTCATCACCTCTTCCACGTCTGGTTCCGCCCCGAACATCGTTACCCCATTACCAAAATCTGAATGATTTCGAATGGTGCTTCAGCGGCGGTGACGAATGTAGGTTTGCTACCGCTCACAATACTCCTCGTTTTGGCAATGCAGGTCGGTCCAATGCTCCTACGACACCGACTCAGAGTGTGTGCGGGGACGGATATTTTAGGCCATATTCCAACTTCCCCAACTATATGACCAACACACAATCGTTTAAGGCGAAATTACGATCTTACAGTGCCCCAAAGCAAAGACCAGAATCAGGAGGTGCAAAGAAGAGGCTTTCGCTCAATGAAATAATGGCTGCTAGAAACAGCATAAGTGGAGTTAGAATGAACAAATCATATTaccaaattcatcatcaattttgA